Sequence from the Thermovirga sp. genome:
TCGGAGGGTGGCTTCCCATCAGGCTGGGGATGTGGCTTGTTGAGGTAGATCCTTCCCTGGCGGAAGATATGATCTGGAACAATGTCATCATAGCTTCGCAGGTGGATCTCTCTCTCCACGGGGCCCCCGGAACGGCAATGACTATTCTTTTGATTACTCTCCTGGCAGCAGGTGCCGCAGGAGCGCTCCTCGGTCTCTTGTCGGGCTACCCGGCCGTAAGATTGGGCGGTGATTACCTGGCGATCTCCCTTCTGGCTTTCGGAGAGGTTCTTGCCATCATCGGCAACAATTATGACCCCGTCGTGGGTGGACCGTTGGGTGTACGGATACCCGATGTTTGGGCCTGGGCCGGTGACTGGAGATTCATGGCTGCATCACTGGCCAATTGCGCATTAGCGTTTGGAGTATGGCTTTACCTGGACTCCATTGAGAAATCCCCCATGGGGCGAATGCTGCGGGCTATCAGGGACAATCCCGACGCCGCCTCATCGTTGGGAAAGAACGTGGCAAAGATTCGCCTGAACGTCATGGTGACCGGCGGGATAATCTGCGGGCTCGCCGGAGCAATGTACACCCTTTATACAACAGGTGTGGCGCCCAGCGCGCTCAGCAGGTTTGACTGGACCTTCCTTCCCTGGGTCATGGTAGTCTTCGGCGGAAGCGGCAGCAATGTGGGGGTCCTCATCGGAACCTTTGTTTTCATCCTGGTTCAGAAACTTATCATCTCCTACAAGTTCGCCCTTTCTTTCCTCCCCTTCGACCCGGTCTGGCTCCAATTTCTGCTGATGGGACTGGTATTGGTCATTGTCCTGAATTTCCGGCCTTCGGGCCTTGTTACAGAAAAGGCCAGTTATGCCTTGAGCCGTCGCGAGATGGCAAAAGCCACGGGAAAGGAGACACTCTGAGCGCGACCACGGGGATGAATGGCACCAAAGTAGGCACGTCACCAACAAGAATTTCGAGATCCTTTTGTGGACTTCAAGAAAGCCGGTGGTGCTTCAAAGCCTCACCGGCTTTCTTTTTGAACAGAGGATCACGGGTGAGGCACGAGGCGGAAAGGATTTAAAGGGTTCCCATCCTTTCTTTATCATCGGGCGTCAAAGTGCTCAAAACAGGATACTTCTCTGGATCTCTTTTTCTTAGAATCGCCATGAGCAGGTGCAAACCATAACCGATCAAAAAGTATATCGCCAGGGAAATGTAGCCGCCGATTTCTAGTTCAAGTGCTGAACCTATCACTATCCATACGGAAATGAACAGCCCGATGATGAAGATCTTTTCTCCTCCGGGCGCCCTGTAAGGACTTTCCCAATCGGGGTACATTCTACGCAGTTTCATCGCGTTCATGCAGCACATGAAATAGACCACTCCGGCAGCGATGCAGGATACGGCATAGATGTACTGAACCCAGTTAGCTCCCGTGAACAGGCAGAAAAATACCGAGAAGAAAAGAACGGCAAGGTTGGAAACCCACGGCTGCCCCCATAGTGATTTACTTCCATGAAGATCTTGGGCAACTGGTTAGTTGAGCTGCTCCGTAGAGGCAACGGGCAGAGGACACCCAGAACCCCATCAGTGTGGTCAAGGCGTGGAGGATACCGGCGATTATCGTGAGGACCCCGATTATGGCGGGCAGCCCCAGCTTCGCGACGATCTCGGGCTCCGGCATCGCCATGTTCGCAATCTCGCTCCCAGGGTGCCATACCGCTCATCGCCAAAACAACAATACAATAAAGAATGGCAGGGATAAAAAGGGCTGATAAAAAAAAATCATCCACATCAGGAATTTCCGGGTGGCAGATTCGTTCCTAACCAGGTGTTCGTAGGCTTTTAGATCCATGACACCATCCTAATCCGGTGTCAGATGTTGAGCAACCACTAAAAATAAATACATGGTACTACCTTTCACGGGCTTCCAAAACTTGAATCGCATAATCACAGGCTATTTCGAAACCCCTAGCTCAGTTTTCAGCATTTACTGTCAAAGTCGAGCTAGATTTATCGCCTGAAAGCACTTGGACTGACGCCTGTCTGTTGCTTGAATAAAGTGCTAAAATAAGGGATATTGTTGTAACCTACTGATATAGCAACATCTCTTACGCTCATCCCTTCAGAAAGAAGAGCCTTTGCACGTTCGATTCTAATGTCCCTTACCACATCAACGAAACGCTTTTTGAGTACCTTTTGGAACAAACGACTTAAATGCTCCGAGGTTACATGAGCATAGTCGGCGGTCGTCTCTAAAGACAAGTCATCGTAATTCTGCTGAATATAATTCACGGCATTATGGACTACAGAAGAGTGAGACTGGATGGAAGAATCCCTAATCACCATGGCTTCTTCCAGTATATTTTGAATAATGGAATTGAGCTTGGATGGGTTTGTGCAAGAGATAATATCCAAAATACCTCTCCTGCCCCATCCTCTTACTTCGGATAAGCCACAATTACGCTCCAGGAGTATCTCCGACACACATCCAAGGATGCCAAGGAAAACCAGCTTCGATATTTCGAGATCTCTAAAAATAATTCTATCTGCGTTTTCCACAATAATCTCAAGTCCTCTAGAAAGGTAATTACCCTGGCCATCCCTGATAGCATCAACGATTAAAGAATGGGCCTTTTTTAATCCGAAGATGGCAAGATCCGTCTCAGTAGTGTCGTCAATCCTTTCCTCCCCCTTTTCCTCCCACAAAGCTTTGCCCACACCAGCGAGAAGGCTTTCATCAAGGCGGGTCTCGACATTAGCTACAAGATTTGGAAGGTTTTTTAGGTCAGATACCCGCCCACCATAAATAACATTACCCTGAAGGGAATTTCTTGAAATAGACTCAAGGATTTTTAATGATAAATCTTTTGGTGATCTGCCCACACCATCAGCAGGAACAAAAATAAGTATCGAATGACTTTTCCAGGGAAATACGGTCACTTCATCACCTAGCGTCTCCTGGATGGTATCTATCAACAGAAGATGCTCCCAATAAGTCTCTTTTTCATCCCCCGGAAGAGCTATTATTCCGAAAAAATGACACGCACGGGCGGGAGGGAAACCAATCTCACGACAAAGGGCCTCCGCTTCCTCAGCATAGTCCACCTGACGAATAAGATTGGTAAGAAGGTTCATTGCGATGGGCCCCCTGTTAGCTTTAAGGACCTGGTGGGCACTTTTCAGTCTTTCCTCTCCGCCCCTTCTCGATTTGATAACGGAAGAAGCCCTCTCCATTGCTTCAATCAAATGATTGGGCCGAATTGGTTTAACCAGAAAAGAGGAAGCCCTGACATCCATAGCAAACTTTGCATAGTCAAACACGTCAAAAGCTGTCGTAATTATTGCTTCGTTTGAAAAACCTTCATGCCTTAAGGTTTTTAATGCGGAAAGGCCGTCGCCACCGGGTATCCTTACATCAAGTAGGATTATATCAGGATCCCAATCTCTGGAGATCTCAAGCATTTCGGGAACGCTAAGAGCCTCCAGGACCTCTACATCACTTCGCCATTTTCGGATTAGTTTCCGGTGGGCTTCAACAGTCAACGGCTCGTCATCAACGACGAGAATCCTCAAACCCATGGGAATCACACTCCCTCAAAAGGGATTCTGACCGATACCGATGTTCCATCACCAAGTTTACTTATGATAAGAAGATCTGACAGCAGGCCAAAATGTAGAGACATCCTGTCTCTAACATTTTGCAGGCCGATACCCTGGTTCAATTTTTCCGAGTCGCATCCAACTCCGTTGTCTTTAATTTCGATCATCACCGAGGTTTCAATCACTCTTGCTCGAATACTAATCTTTCCAGGTCCTATCGAGGGCTCTATGCCGTGAAGAAGGGCATTCTCGATGATTGGCTGAAGAAGCATAAAAGGTATTTTAGCTTTATCCGCTCCTTGTCCTATCTGTATTTCGTAAGAAAGCCTCTCTCTGAAGCGTACTTTGTAAATCTCAAGATATCGCTTTATATTATCCATCTCGAAAGAGAGGGGTACCAGCTCCTGCCTCATCTGTTTCCTTAGTACGTACCTTAAATACTCTGATAATTTATAGGTTAACTCCTGGGTCTGAACAGCCCCTTCAAGCATAGCCAATTGAGATAGTGCGTTCAGGGTATTGAAAAGAAAATGTAGACTTAACTGGCTTCTCAGATCTTTGTCCTGTAAGATCTTGAGGCTTTCTTCAAAGCGAGTATCTTCTCTTTCTTGTTCACTCACATAAAACCCTCGAGCCTCCAGGACCTCTCTCTGGAACATTTTAGTAGTATAGGAAGCCATGTTTACAAGCCTGCTGCGAATCCTCTCAATTAGTTCGACCCCTACTACAGGAATGGCCATGAAATTTGCGGAAATTCTTTTGAATCCCTTGCTGTCAGGAACCAACTTTTTCAGAAACCAGGCCAATTCATCCTCACAGTATTTCTTGAAAAGAAAAGGACCACACACAATACACCCAACCGAGGATTGATCGATCATCATCGGGACAGCCAAATATCCAGCCCCGCAAAAACATCGAAAAACAAGTATTTTATTGCTATTGATAGACCGGATGACACCATTCTCTATACTCTCTAAACAACGTTTTTTGGGAAGATAGCCATTTCTTACTTCAAAACAAAGAGGTGAATAATTTAAAGCCTTTCTCAAAAGAGACCCCTGTTTCGAATAAAAAGAAATCTTGAAATTAAAAGAGGAAGAAAACTCCTGGACTATTTCCCGGAATTGTTCGGAGCTAGCAGATCTTTCCAGCCAAATGGCAAATCGACTATCGTTGTCCATCTTTCCCATTGAAACTCCACGTCCTTGCTTGCGTATTCATCTTGGTTTATTTTTACTCATATTATACCTAACCATAAAGGAATCTTTGAAAAAGTCCTGCTGAAAGGACCTTGACCTAGTAAAATATACTTGCAGCCCTTCGATTTTTCCGTTTCCAGCCTTCTGTCCGGTCATGCCATTCTCCGGGAAGCTGGCT
This genomic interval carries:
- a CDS encoding helix-turn-helix domain-containing protein produces the protein MGLRILVVDDEPLTVEAHRKLIRKWRSDVEVLEALSVPEMLEISRDWDPDIILLDVRIPGGDGLSALKTLRHEGFSNEAIITTAFDVFDYAKFAMDVRASSFLVKPIRPNHLIEAMERASSVIKSRRGGEERLKSAHQVLKANRGPIAMNLLTNLIRQVDYAEEAEALCREIGFPPARACHFFGIIALPGDEKETYWEHLLLIDTIQETLGDEVTVFPWKSHSILIFVPADGVGRSPKDLSLKILESISRNSLQGNVIYGGRVSDLKNLPNLVANVETRLDESLLAGVGKALWEEKGEERIDDTTETDLAIFGLKKAHSLIVDAIRDGQGNYLSRGLEIIVENADRIIFRDLEISKLVFLGILGCVSEILLERNCGLSEVRGWGRRGILDIISCTNPSKLNSIIQNILEEAMVIRDSSIQSHSSVVHNAVNYIQQNYDDLSLETTADYAHVTSEHLSRLFQKVLKKRFVDVVRDIRIERAKALLSEGMSVRDVAISVGYNNIPYFSTLFKQQTGVSPSAFRR
- a CDS encoding histidine kinase — encoded protein: MGKMDNDSRFAIWLERSASSEQFREIVQEFSSSFNFKISFYSKQGSLLRKALNYSPLCFEVRNGYLPKKRCLESIENGVIRSINSNKILVFRCFCGAGYLAVPMMIDQSSVGCIVCGPFLFKKYCEDELAWFLKKLVPDSKGFKRISANFMAIPVVGVELIERIRSRLVNMASYTTKMFQREVLEARGFYVSEQEREDTRFEESLKILQDKDLRSQLSLHFLFNTLNALSQLAMLEGAVQTQELTYKLSEYLRYVLRKQMRQELVPLSFEMDNIKRYLEIYKVRFRERLSYEIQIGQGADKAKIPFMLLQPIIENALLHGIEPSIGPGKISIRARVIETSVMIEIKDNGVGCDSEKLNQGIGLQNVRDRMSLHFGLLSDLLIISKLGDGTSVSVRIPFEGV
- a CDS encoding branched-chain amino acid ABC transporter permease, whose translation is MSGQWFLFSVDLLALFGIYLALNLSLRLQLGYTGIANFGLVLAFTGGAYVGGWLPIRLGMWLVEVDPSLAEDMIWNNVIIASQVDLSLHGAPGTAMTILLITLLAAGAAGALLGLLSGYPAVRLGGDYLAISLLAFGEVLAIIGNNYDPVVGGPLGVRIPDVWAWAGDWRFMAASLANCALAFGVWLYLDSIEKSPMGRMLRAIRDNPDAASSLGKNVAKIRLNVMVTGGIICGLAGAMYTLYTTGVAPSALSRFDWTFLPWVMVVFGGSGSNVGVLIGTFVFILVQKLIISYKFALSFLPFDPVWLQFLLMGLVLVIVLNFRPSGLVTEKASYALSRREMAKATGKETL